One genomic segment of Desulfomicrobium sp. ZS1 includes these proteins:
- the crcB gene encoding fluoride efflux transporter CrcB, producing MMSKIALIALAGAFGTVCRYWLSGLAYDILGKDFPWGTWAVNILGCFLFGLVWILAEERGFLSAQARVLILTGFMGAFTTFSTFIFESGALAGDAQWLKFALNVGGQNLVGLAALYLGSNLGRII from the coding sequence ATGATGTCAAAAATCGCCTTGATCGCCCTGGCCGGAGCCTTCGGAACCGTGTGCCGGTACTGGCTCTCGGGCTTGGCCTATGACATTCTGGGCAAGGATTTCCCCTGGGGAACATGGGCCGTGAACATACTGGGATGCTTTCTGTTCGGTCTGGTCTGGATTTTGGCCGAAGAGCGCGGCTTTCTGTCGGCGCAGGCGCGGGTTTTGATCCTGACCGGGTTCATGGGCGCGTTCACCACCTTTTCCACATTCATCTTCGAGAGCGGCGCCTTGGCCGGCGATGCGCAATGGCTGAAATTCGCGCTCAATGTCGGCGGTCAGAATCTGGTTGGCCTGGCGGCGCTCTATCTGGGCTCCAATCTCGGCAGGATCATCTAG
- a CDS encoding ATP-binding cassette domain-containing protein, producing MSLILKNVGAAGLTGPLYSGVDLEVGPGECLCITGPTGCGKSTLLRTMAGLHEPGPGRVLLDGQPVSQALSGRIGLIMQNPDTQLLCPDIGSELAFGLENLRVPPPEMTGRMLRAMSRVGLDSAALPLDRSVGNLSVGQKYKLLLAAMLVMEPRILLLDEPCAQLDQDGINALNAILENFLAEGGSVVMCEHDPAPLQAIQRVCAISGQTLRPADSPAPLTLPAPPALPGQTTVATLRSASLELGDKRIWERLDFTLRQGEIAVIHGDNGTGKTSLLRCLTGFQALSSGSASVFGESPTPKKLRGRIGLLVQNPARQLTADTVLDEVCFSLSYRKLPKEKCRGQGMEILNKLNLGTLAERPPFLLSHGEQHLVALASVLAVEPELLLLDDPFVGLDPACVARVWTILHALARGKTSVICALHRKPAAHGAHSVHMLRDKRLIPC from the coding sequence ATGTCTCTCATTCTGAAAAATGTCGGCGCGGCCGGGCTGACCGGCCCGCTCTACTCCGGGGTCGACCTTGAAGTCGGCCCCGGAGAATGTCTATGCATCACCGGCCCCACCGGATGCGGAAAATCCACCCTGCTGCGGACTATGGCCGGCCTGCACGAACCTGGCCCCGGCCGTGTCCTGCTTGATGGGCAGCCCGTGTCCCAGGCCCTTTCGGGTAGAATCGGCCTCATCATGCAGAACCCGGACACGCAACTCCTCTGCCCCGACATCGGGTCCGAACTGGCTTTCGGGCTGGAGAACCTACGCGTGCCGCCACCCGAGATGACCGGTCGCATGCTGCGGGCCATGTCCCGCGTCGGCCTCGACAGCGCCGCCCTGCCCCTGGACCGTTCAGTGGGCAACCTGTCCGTGGGACAGAAGTACAAGCTCCTCCTGGCCGCCATGCTGGTCATGGAGCCTCGCATTCTGCTGCTGGACGAACCCTGCGCCCAGCTCGACCAGGACGGCATCAACGCCCTGAATGCCATCCTCGAAAATTTCCTAGCCGAGGGCGGCAGCGTGGTTATGTGTGAACATGACCCCGCTCCCTTGCAGGCCATCCAACGCGTCTGCGCCATCTCGGGCCAGACCCTGCGACCCGCTGACAGCCCGGCCCCTCTCACTCTGCCCGCCCCGCCCGCTCTCCCGGGACAGACCACCGTGGCGACCCTGCGCAGCGCAAGCCTGGAACTGGGAGACAAGCGCATCTGGGAACGCCTCGATTTCACCCTGCGCCAGGGAGAGATCGCCGTCATCCATGGCGACAACGGCACGGGCAAGACGTCGCTTCTGCGCTGTCTGACGGGTTTTCAGGCACTTTCAAGCGGCAGCGCCTCCGTCTTCGGCGAATCGCCGACCCCAAAAAAGCTGCGCGGCAGAATAGGTCTGCTGGTCCAGAATCCCGCTCGCCAGCTTACGGCGGACACAGTGCTGGACGAGGTCTGCTTCTCCTTAAGTTACCGCAAGCTGCCCAAAGAGAAATGCCGGGGCCAGGGCATGGAAATCCTGAATAAACTGAACCTGGGAACCTTGGCCGAGCGCCCCCCATTTCTGCTCAGCCACGGGGAGCAGCATCTCGTGGCCCTGGCCTCGGTCCTGGCCGTTGAGCCTGAACTGCTCCTGCTGGACGACCCTTTTGTGGGTCTTGATCCTGCCTGCGTGGCCAGAGTCTGGACTATTCTGCACGCGCTCGCGCGGGGCAAAACATCCGTCATTTGCGCCCTGCACCGCAAACCCGCCGCGCACGGGGCGCACAGCGTGCACATGCTGCGCGACAAAAGGCTCATCCCGTGTTAA
- a CDS encoding DUF190 domain-containing protein yields MHSFVSVKFMKIFLGEAARYKGRPLHEAIVDEARQRGLAGATVSRGFMGFGANSLVRTSKILRLSEDLPIMVEIVDTPERIDSFAPVVDAMLEDGSIVISEARAIFHLPLRIRDVMTADVVTVTPETPLAQVVELLLRREIKAVPVMDGKRIAGIITGGDLLSRGGMPLSLDMQCALPSAMRDEHVRCLDFQDLRTADVMTRPVQTLNIKTKVSDALQFMAKGGLKRLPVVADDGSLMGIVSRADVLTAMGRASAVAGHLDVLPEGMRGFARDVMYRNVPTAGGDTPLPDILERLVASPLRRVVIVDGEGRIEGIVHDRDLLQHFARQNAPGILTRLIGFLSQPKLGFTISGGTARDVMATRVITIAPQLPLPDVIRTLLEHRIKRVAVADESGRLLGMVDRDTVLKGLAG; encoded by the coding sequence ATGCATTCGTTCGTAAGCGTGAAATTCATGAAGATTTTTTTGGGAGAGGCCGCCAGGTACAAAGGGCGGCCCCTGCACGAGGCCATCGTCGATGAGGCCCGCCAGCGCGGTCTGGCTGGGGCCACGGTCAGCCGGGGATTCATGGGCTTCGGAGCGAACAGTCTTGTGCGCACCTCGAAAATTCTGCGCCTGTCCGAGGACTTGCCGATCATGGTGGAAATCGTGGACACTCCCGAGCGCATCGATTCCTTTGCGCCGGTGGTCGATGCCATGCTCGAGGACGGCAGCATCGTGATCTCCGAGGCACGGGCCATCTTTCATCTTCCGTTGCGCATCCGGGACGTGATGACCGCCGATGTAGTTACGGTGACTCCCGAGACCCCGCTGGCGCAGGTCGTGGAATTGTTGCTGCGCAGAGAAATAAAGGCCGTGCCGGTCATGGACGGCAAAAGGATCGCGGGCATCATCACGGGCGGAGATCTTTTGTCCAGGGGAGGCATGCCGCTCAGTCTCGACATGCAGTGCGCCCTGCCCTCGGCCATGCGTGATGAACATGTGCGCTGTCTCGACTTTCAGGATCTGCGCACCGCCGATGTCATGACCCGGCCCGTGCAGACGCTCAATATCAAGACCAAAGTGTCCGACGCGCTGCAATTCATGGCCAAGGGGGGCCTGAAGCGTCTGCCCGTGGTGGCCGATGACGGCAGCCTGATGGGCATTGTCAGCCGGGCGGATGTGCTCACGGCCATGGGGCGCGCCTCGGCGGTGGCCGGACATCTGGACGTGTTGCCCGAAGGCATGCGCGGTTTTGCGCGTGATGTCATGTATCGCAACGTGCCCACCGCCGGGGGCGATACTCCCTTGCCCGATATTTTGGAGCGGCTGGTCGCCTCGCCTTTGCGCCGGGTGGTCATCGTGGACGGGGAGGGCAGGATCGAGGGTATCGTCCATGACCGCGACCTGTTGCAGCATTTCGCCCGTCAGAACGCGCCCGGAATTCTGACCAGGCTGATCGGTTTTTTGTCCCAGCCGAAGCTTGGATTCACCATCTCCGGCGGAACGGCCAGGGACGTGATGGCGACCAGGGTCATCACCATCGCGCCTCAACTGCCCTTGCCCGACGTGATTCGGACCCTGCTCGAGCACAGGATCAAGCGGGTCGCGGTGGCCGACGAGTCGGGACGCCTGCTCGGCATGGTGGACCGGGACACGGTGCTGAAGGGTTTGGCGGGTTGA
- a CDS encoding OmpP1/FadL family transporter — MGRFIAVAVLALILTGQQVLAAGFAIYDWSARGVAMGGATMAGKPDASVVASNPAAMTGLNGTHVMTGLSAVAPMVTVSIAGKESSDAESNVWMLPHAYAVTQLGDRYWLGIGVYNRFGLGTEFDENWPGAGSIYYAAIKSVSLTPVLGMRLTDNWSIGLGAEANYFDFTQKKKVGGAYDVKVQGDDVGVGVNLSTWYAPTDWLSLGLMYRSAIDVHPRGEAESDIPSLNGDADGEITLPDSWSLGLCITPSDRLSLEFDATRTGWSSYEELDIRINGVNPSGVAVKDWKDTWRIGIGAEYALTPSWDLRAGYVYDETPVRTERADYMVPANDRQLFSTGLGWHDDAWSVDLGYTYLLILDRKGAEVYVNGGVDRADFEDGDAHLLSMSVAYRF; from the coding sequence ATGGGAAGATTTATCGCTGTTGCCGTGTTGGCGCTGATACTGACGGGGCAGCAGGTTCTGGCAGCCGGGTTCGCCATATATGACTGGAGCGCGCGCGGCGTGGCCATGGGCGGCGCGACCATGGCCGGAAAACCCGACGCTTCGGTGGTAGCCTCCAACCCGGCGGCCATGACCGGACTGAACGGCACGCACGTCATGACCGGGCTTTCCGCCGTGGCGCCCATGGTCACGGTGTCCATTGCCGGGAAGGAAAGCAGCGATGCGGAATCCAACGTCTGGATGCTGCCCCATGCCTACGCCGTCACCCAGCTCGGAGACCGCTACTGGCTGGGCATCGGCGTCTACAACCGCTTCGGCCTGGGCACGGAGTTTGACGAGAACTGGCCAGGGGCCGGCAGCATCTACTATGCGGCCATCAAGAGTGTTTCCCTGACCCCGGTGCTGGGCATGCGCCTGACCGACAACTGGTCCATCGGCCTCGGGGCGGAAGCCAATTATTTCGATTTCACGCAGAAAAAGAAGGTCGGCGGCGCATACGACGTCAAAGTCCAAGGCGACGACGTGGGCGTGGGCGTGAACCTGTCCACCTGGTACGCGCCCACGGACTGGCTGTCGCTGGGGCTCATGTACCGCAGCGCCATCGACGTGCACCCTCGTGGCGAGGCCGAAAGCGATATTCCGTCCCTGAACGGCGACGCCGACGGTGAAATCACCCTGCCCGATTCCTGGTCCCTGGGACTGTGCATCACGCCCTCGGACAGATTGAGCCTCGAATTCGACGCGACCCGCACGGGCTGGTCTTCGTACGAGGAACTGGACATCCGCATCAACGGCGTCAATCCGTCCGGCGTGGCCGTCAAGGACTGGAAGGACACCTGGAGGATCGGCATCGGGGCGGAATACGCGCTGACGCCATCCTGGGACCTGCGCGCTGGCTACGTGTACGACGAGACCCCCGTGCGCACCGAACGGGCCGACTACATGGTCCCGGCCAACGACCGCCAGCTCTTCTCCACCGGCCTTGGCTGGCATGATGACGCATGGAGCGTGGACCTGGGATACACCTACCTGCTGATCCTGGATCGCAAGGGGGCGGAGGTATATGTGAACGGCGGAGTGGACAGAGCCGATTTCGAAGACGGCGACGCCCATTTGCTCAGCATGAGCGTTGCCTACCGTTTCTAA
- a CDS encoding histidine phosphatase family protein, whose product MSEIYLIRHGEITQSSPRRFVGQSDLPLTDRGREQMRQVAGYLVDRGVRRVLCSPLSRCVESAGILGSALGLEPEVAPNLREIGLGAWEGLTVEEVRQRFPGDYEVRGRDLAGFRPAGGESFADLQRRAWAAFEAVADSNTTQAIVAHGGVNRVLLCRVLGMPLENLFRLGQDYACVNILHVNGGGCLVGAVNMPSS is encoded by the coding sequence AGATTTACCTCATCCGCCACGGTGAAATCACGCAGTCCTCGCCGCGTCGTTTCGTCGGTCAGAGCGATCTGCCGCTGACGGATCGCGGACGCGAGCAGATGCGGCAGGTAGCCGGGTATCTTGTCGACAGAGGGGTGCGGCGCGTGCTGTGCAGCCCGCTTTCGCGCTGCGTGGAGAGCGCGGGCATTCTCGGCTCGGCGCTTGGGCTTGAGCCTGAAGTCGCGCCAAATTTGCGCGAGATAGGTCTTGGAGCCTGGGAAGGCTTGACGGTGGAGGAGGTGCGACAGCGTTTTCCCGGCGATTATGAGGTCAGGGGCCGCGATCTGGCCGGGTTCCGGCCTGCGGGCGGCGAAAGTTTCGCGGACCTTCAGCGTCGCGCCTGGGCCGCCTTTGAGGCTGTGGCAGATTCCAATACCACGCAGGCCATCGTCGCCCACGGCGGGGTCAATCGGGTGCTGCTGTGCCGCGTTCTGGGCATGCCTCTGGAAAACCTGTTCCGGCTGGGACAGGACTATGCCTGCGTGAACATTCTGCACGTCAATGGGGGTGGATGCCTCGTAGGCGCGGTCAATATGCCGTCGTCGTGA
- a CDS encoding energy-coupling factor transporter transmembrane protein EcfT — protein MLSGAPRHTSRVSQAQLVIRMASAMVLALGAMLWHGQWSLTILTLGTATLAVAVGAHRHPWRRLVLVFIWQVVLIMALYLLRYGVQRLPDGALVAYRLILLVLPGVLLMKTTHHGDMARLLVRILPAKVGFVLSTCVFFFPTLWSVTVQTYESQVLRGARILPRELINPVNMGTLVRVICLPAIVTSLALAKDIALAAHCRWYGLHPDRTVWPGHNPSNTTGEPRA, from the coding sequence GTGTTAAGTGGCGCACCCCGACACACCTCACGGGTCAGTCAGGCCCAACTCGTGATCCGCATGGCGTCGGCCATGGTTCTGGCCTTGGGGGCCATGCTTTGGCACGGCCAGTGGAGTCTGACGATCCTGACCCTCGGCACGGCCACCCTGGCCGTGGCCGTAGGAGCCCACCGCCATCCATGGAGACGCCTTGTACTCGTCTTCATCTGGCAGGTTGTGCTGATCATGGCCCTCTATTTGCTCCGCTACGGCGTGCAGAGGCTGCCGGACGGAGCCCTAGTCGCCTACCGGCTGATCCTGCTCGTCCTGCCGGGAGTGCTGCTCATGAAGACCACGCATCATGGCGACATGGCCAGACTGCTGGTCCGTATCCTGCCCGCAAAAGTGGGATTCGTGCTCTCAACCTGCGTCTTTTTTTTCCCGACACTCTGGAGCGTCACGGTGCAGACCTATGAAAGCCAAGTTTTGCGCGGAGCCCGCATCCTGCCCCGCGAGCTCATAAACCCCGTCAACATGGGCACGCTGGTGCGCGTCATCTGCCTGCCCGCCATCGTAACCAGCCTGGCCCTTGCCAAAGACATCGCTCTGGCCGCCCATTGCCGCTGGTACGGCCTGCACCCGGACCGCACCGTGTGGCCCGGCCACAACCCATCAAACACAACCGGAGAGCCCCGTGCGTAA
- a CDS encoding ABC transporter ATP-binding protein produces the protein MKSNDNSALGRSLWRLVRFARPHARRIGVGLAANAGARFFDLLPMIVVGRVVDTVAGALREEQALAGGDFAWAGLLVLGTFAGLAVFQSVSDYTLDSAAQRIRHDLRVDLYTHVQKLDVSYFESRQTGDIMAVLAGDVDNLERFFSDTSTSIVRLFITFTGIYGILFWMDYHLALLLLAPMPIAIWAVRFFATRVAPQYRKARKAVGDINAILENNLQGMNVIQAYSAQEHQTGRIRLRSEEYRDAAIRAARERARFVPLLYGVAGLGYALLIGGGGWMTFAGIGPSVGDFTTFVLLAMRLILPLFVFGMLINQIQQSEASALRINEIFDTTPTVRDQAKASPLEGGLERVEVRDVCFAYPEREKVLCGINLRLERGRVLGVVGPTGAGKSSLAKLMLRYYDPVDGEILVNGRELSSVTLDSWRGRIGYVSQEAYLFHGTVSENIRLGSPSATDDDVMRAADMAGSGEFIAALPQGYETMVGDRGMKLSGGQRQRISLARALLRDPEFLILDEATSSVDTRTEEVIQNNLKNLRADRITLAIAHRLSTVRHCDEIVVVVDGIIVERGTHGDLVAAGGVYAGLWQVQSGE, from the coding sequence ATGAAGAGTAACGACAACAGCGCCCTTGGCCGTTCCCTCTGGCGGCTGGTGCGTTTTGCCCGGCCCCATGCGCGGCGGATCGGCGTCGGGCTTGCGGCCAATGCCGGAGCGCGCTTTTTCGACCTGCTGCCCATGATCGTGGTTGGCCGGGTGGTGGACACCGTGGCCGGGGCTTTGCGCGAAGAACAGGCGCTGGCAGGCGGAGATTTTGCGTGGGCAGGCCTCTTGGTGCTGGGCACCTTCGCGGGGCTGGCCGTGTTTCAGAGCGTGAGCGATTATACTCTAGACTCGGCGGCGCAGCGCATCCGCCATGATCTGCGCGTGGACCTCTACACCCATGTCCAGAAGCTCGACGTGTCCTATTTCGAGTCCCGCCAGACCGGCGACATCATGGCCGTGCTGGCCGGGGACGTGGACAATCTGGAGCGTTTTTTCTCGGACACGTCCACGAGCATCGTGCGTCTTTTCATCACCTTCACCGGCATCTACGGCATTTTGTTCTGGATGGACTACCACTTGGCGCTGCTCCTTCTGGCACCCATGCCCATCGCCATCTGGGCCGTGCGCTTCTTTGCCACCCGCGTCGCCCCGCAGTACCGCAAGGCAAGAAAGGCCGTGGGCGACATCAACGCCATCCTCGAAAACAACCTCCAGGGCATGAACGTCATCCAGGCCTACTCGGCCCAGGAGCACCAGACCGGCCGCATCCGCCTGCGCTCCGAGGAATACCGCGACGCCGCCATCCGCGCGGCCCGGGAGCGGGCGCGATTTGTTCCGTTGCTCTACGGGGTGGCGGGGTTGGGGTACGCTCTTTTGATCGGCGGGGGCGGATGGATGACGTTCGCGGGCATCGGACCCAGCGTAGGCGATTTCACGACCTTTGTGCTCCTGGCCATGCGCCTTATTCTGCCGCTGTTTGTCTTTGGCATGCTCATCAACCAGATTCAGCAATCCGAAGCTTCGGCCCTGCGTATCAACGAGATTTTCGACACCACGCCCACGGTGCGCGACCAGGCCAAGGCCTCGCCTCTTGAAGGAGGGCTGGAGCGAGTCGAGGTCCGCGATGTCTGCTTTGCCTACCCGGAGCGTGAGAAGGTCTTGTGCGGAATAAATCTGCGTCTGGAGCGCGGCCGGGTGCTGGGCGTGGTCGGCCCCACGGGGGCGGGCAAAAGCTCCCTGGCCAAGCTCATGCTGCGCTACTACGACCCCGTGGATGGGGAGATTCTGGTCAATGGCCGAGAATTGTCCTCCGTGACCCTGGACTCCTGGCGCGGACGCATAGGCTATGTCTCGCAGGAGGCCTACCTGTTTCACGGCACGGTGTCCGAAAACATTCGCCTCGGTTCGCCGTCGGCCACGGATGACGATGTCATGCGGGCGGCGGACATGGCCGGATCCGGTGAATTCATCGCCGCATTGCCGCAAGGGTATGAAACCATGGTCGGGGATCGCGGCATGAAACTCTCCGGCGGACAGCGGCAGCGCATCTCCCTGGCGCGGGCTTTATTGCGTGATCCGGAATTTTTGATCCTGGACGAAGCCACCTCCAGCGTGGACACGCGCACGGAAGAGGTCATTCAGAACAATCTCAAAAACCTGCGCGCCGACCGCATCACCCTGGCCATCGCGCACCGCCTGTCCACGGTGCGGCATTGCGACGAGATCGTGGTGGTCGTGGATGGGATCATTGTCGAGCGTGGCACGCACGGGGATCTGGTCGCGGCGGGCGGCGTGTATGCGGGGCTGTGGCAGGTGCAGAGCGGGGAATAG
- a CDS encoding TonB-dependent siderophore receptor, whose amino-acid sequence MTRFQLAILMFLVLVAAQPVLAQEPEYALGEIVVTSDKPGVDDVTNISEVTAEDIETRGATNLNEAIQMLPGVYIRTAADGTPRIDIRGFRTRHIKLLINGVPFQSTYDGQFDPASIPAENISRIVLTKGASSVLYGAGGTAAVINIITKGGNQGTHGSVGLRAGQEDSYLGKASLSGASEKGYFFSSVSRLNSNAYPISDEFDKNEEQDSDTRENSDRERNSFFFNGGYNISANTQLGAVLSYSGGSYGKPPSVIVDASDPFGKTAKYERLEDYSDLGVQLNLRHEFETPLTIDMAVYGNQRNELTKGYDDDSYSTTDASGSSKSDSTSTIAGASMRAKYDFDAYGALTAALSGENQSWEETGFTKKKKGETVIDTNQDLQEYSAALEYTITPVDPLTLVAGTGYVAQTGPESETATDWTYLLGASYRPLEGTTISANHARKVRFASIRNLFDSQYGNPDLDPEVAKHFEINLDQELPFKTVFSGSVYRTYAEDLIEKEGDLPYENYEEYLLQGFELGLENRFFESFWARASYAYLHTEDKSDNTERDELQYRPRDTVTVEAQYTCSFGTALYAGVRYVGNQYTYNEIATLKKRMDDFTVVDLKLSQAFLENTLKLYAGVNNLFDEDYEESYGFPRPGRALYCGFDYVF is encoded by the coding sequence ATGACCCGATTCCAGCTGGCCATTCTGATGTTCCTCGTTCTGGTTGCTGCTCAACCCGTCCTTGCCCAAGAGCCTGAATACGCTCTGGGGGAAATTGTGGTTACCTCGGATAAACCGGGTGTGGATGACGTGACTAACATCTCCGAAGTCACGGCCGAGGACATTGAAACCCGTGGCGCGACAAACCTGAACGAAGCGATCCAGATGCTTCCCGGCGTGTACATCCGCACTGCGGCGGACGGCACTCCGCGCATCGACATCAGGGGTTTTCGGACCCGGCACATCAAGCTTCTGATCAACGGCGTGCCCTTTCAATCCACCTATGACGGACAATTCGACCCTGCCTCCATTCCCGCCGAGAACATTTCCCGCATCGTTCTGACCAAGGGCGCAAGCTCGGTTCTGTACGGCGCCGGCGGCACGGCGGCTGTCATCAACATCATCACCAAAGGCGGAAATCAGGGCACGCATGGCTCCGTAGGGCTGCGCGCAGGACAGGAAGACTCTTATCTCGGCAAGGCTTCCCTGTCAGGCGCCAGCGAGAAGGGGTATTTCTTCAGCAGCGTAAGCCGGCTCAACTCCAACGCCTACCCGATTTCCGACGAATTCGACAAAAACGAGGAGCAGGACTCCGACACCCGCGAGAACAGCGACCGAGAACGCAACAGCTTTTTCTTCAACGGCGGGTACAACATCAGCGCAAACACCCAGCTGGGCGCCGTCCTCTCCTACAGCGGCGGCAGCTACGGCAAACCGCCGTCCGTGATCGTCGACGCTTCCGACCCCTTCGGCAAAACGGCCAAGTATGAGCGCCTCGAAGACTACAGCGACCTCGGCGTACAACTCAACCTGCGCCACGAATTTGAGACTCCCCTGACAATCGATATGGCCGTCTACGGCAACCAGCGCAATGAACTGACCAAAGGCTATGATGACGATTCCTACAGCACGACCGATGCTAGCGGCTCTTCCAAAAGCGACTCCACCAGCACCATAGCCGGCGCGAGCATGCGCGCCAAGTATGACTTCGACGCCTATGGCGCCTTGACCGCAGCCTTGAGCGGCGAAAACCAGAGCTGGGAAGAAACCGGGTTCACCAAAAAGAAGAAGGGCGAGACCGTCATCGACACCAATCAGGACCTGCAGGAATATTCCGCAGCCTTGGAATATACCATCACACCCGTTGACCCGCTGACCCTGGTGGCAGGCACCGGCTACGTGGCTCAGACCGGTCCCGAATCGGAAACAGCCACAGACTGGACCTATCTCCTGGGCGCGAGCTACCGCCCGCTCGAAGGCACGACCATCTCTGCCAACCATGCCCGCAAGGTCCGCTTCGCCTCCATCCGCAATCTCTTTGATTCCCAGTACGGCAACCCCGACCTTGATCCGGAGGTGGCAAAACACTTCGAAATCAATCTGGATCAGGAACTCCCCTTCAAGACCGTCTTCAGCGGATCAGTGTACCGGACCTACGCCGAGGACCTCATCGAAAAAGAGGGCGATCTGCCGTACGAAAACTATGAAGAATACCTGCTTCAAGGTTTCGAACTCGGTCTGGAGAACAGATTTTTCGAGTCCTTCTGGGCCAGGGCCAGCTATGCATACCTGCACACTGAGGACAAGTCCGACAATACCGAGCGCGACGAATTGCAGTACCGCCCCCGCGACACCGTGACCGTAGAGGCTCAGTACACCTGTTCCTTTGGGACGGCTCTGTACGCAGGAGTCCGCTATGTGGGCAACCAGTACACCTACAACGAAATCGCCACACTCAAGAAGCGTATGGACGACTTCACCGTGGTCGATCTCAAACTGAGCCAGGCCTTTCTGGAAAATACCCTGAAACTCTATGCCGGAGTGAACAACCTCTTCGACGAAGACTACGAGGAAAGCTACGGATTTCCCCGTCCGGGACGGGCCCTGTACTGTGGTTTCGACTACGTGTTCTGA